A segment of the Streptomyces sp. ITFR-21 genome:
CCCCTCACCCGGGGCCCACGGCGCGTTGTGCGGCGCGTCCGGTGTCCGATTGTCGTCACGTCCACTTCCTTCCGGCGGTACGGACACCGAGCCCGCCTCCGCTCGTTTTCCGGGCGGAGCAATTTCCCTCATCTGTCAGCAAAGGCGGTCAAACAAGTGGCTACGGAGATCGACGATCCGCAGGCCGGTACGGATCCGGGCGCGCGGGATGCGGCCGGCCGGGGCGGATCTCCGGCCGATCCGGTTTTCGCCCTGCACCGCGGCGGGAAGATGGCTATCGTCTCCACCGTGCCGGTGCGGGACGCCGACGACCTGTCGCTGGCGTACACGCCCGGGGTCGCCGAGGTCTGCACGGCCATCGCCGAGGACCCGGACCTGGTGCACGACTACACCTGGACGTCGCACGTGGTCGCGGTGGTCACCGACGGCACCGCGGTGCTGGGCCTCGGCGACATCGGCCCGCAGGCGTCGCTGCCCGTGATGGAGGGCAAGGCGATCCTGTTCAAGCAGTTCGGCGGGGTCGACGCGGTACCGATCGCGCTGGCCTGCACGGACGTCGACGAGATCGTGGAGACCGTGGTCCGGCTCGCGCCGTCCTTCGGCGGCGTCAACCTGGAGGACATCTCCGCCCCCCGCTGCTTCGAGATCGAACGCCGGCTGAAGGAGCGGCTGGACATCCCGGTCTTCCACGACGACCAGCACGGCACCGCGGTGGTCACCCTGGCGGCGCTGCGCAACGCCTGCACCCTCACCGGCCGGAGCCTAGGCGAGCTGCGCGCGGTCATCTCCGGTGCCGGCGCGGCCGGTGTCGCGATCGCCAGGATCCTGGTGGAGGCGGGCATCGGCGACGTGGCGGTCACCGACCGCAAGGGCGTGGTGCACGCCGGACGCGACGACCTCAACCCGGTCAAACGGGAGCTGGCGTCGTATACGAACAAGGCCGGCCTGACCGGAACGCTGGAGTCCGCGCTCCTCGGCGCGGACGCCTTCATCGGCGTCTCCGGCGGCACCGTCGCCGAGGCGGCCGTGGCCGGGATGGCCGAGGGCGCCTTCATCTTCGCCATGGCCAACCCGACCCCCGAGATCCACCCCGAGGTCGCCCACAAGTACGCGGCCGTCGTCGCCACCGGTCGCAGCGACTTCCCCAACCAGATCAACAACGTCCTCGCCTTCCCCGGCATCTTCGCCGGCGCCCTCCAGGTGCGCGCCTCCGCGATCACCGAGGGCATGAAGCTGGCCGCCGCCGAGGCGCTGGCGGCGGTGGTCGCCGGTGAGCTCAGCGCCGACCACGTCATCCCGTCCCCCTTCGACCCCCGGGTCGCCCCGGCGGTGACCGCGGCGGTCGCCGCCGCGGCCCGCGCGGAGGGCGTCGCGCGGCGGTAGGCCGGCCGGCGCGGCGGCCTGCGGGCCACCGGTTGCCGACGGCAATGCCCACCTGCCCGCTCAGCAGGCAGGTGGGCATTGCCGGTTCCGCCGGTACTGCCGGTACTGCCGGTACTGCCGGTACCGTGGTCGGGCCGCTTCCCGCGGTGCCGCCGGCCCCGGCCCGGTGGGCGGGTCAGCGGTTGACGCGGGCGCGCCAGGCGAGGAACGGCACCAGCGGGGACCTGCCGTCCAGGTACAGCCAGGGCCGCTCGGTGGCCCTGTTCCCCAGCGCCCGGAACAGCCGGCGCGCAGCGCCGTGGTCGCCGGCCATCGCGAACGCCATTGCGAAGGCGTTGAAGGCCAGCGCCCAGTCCCGGTCGCGGGCGAAGGCCGGGTGGAACACCGAACGCCCCGCGGCCTCGTACAGCTCGCCCAGCACCCGGGCGCCGCCCAGGTAGACCGACTCCGGGTCGCCGCCCAGGCTCAGCCACTCCTCCAGGTGGGCGAGGGCGACCAGTTCACCGAGCCGGCCGCCCTCCGGGGCGGCGAGCATCGACGCGCGGGCGAAGGCGTGCATCTGCCGGTGCGAGCCGCCCCACTTCCGGCACAGCTGCTGCAGGTGCTGCCGGTACGCGGCGGCATGGCCGGGCGCCCGGCGGCAGACCGCCTCGAACCGGTACTCGGCGACCTCCGGCCCGACCTGGAGGCCGCGGCCGGACATCTGCAGGAAGTACCAGGGCGCCGCCCACGCCGGTTCCCGTTCGGCCGCTTCGAGCAGCTGCCCCTCGGCGGTCCCGAGCCGGGCGTGGAACAGCTCCCACTGCCCCTCGGAGACGTGGCGCGCCTCGAAGCCGGTGCGGGCGTGCCAGGCCCAGCCCACGTGCCGGGCGCCGGAGACCAGCAGCGGCAGCGGGTCGCCCGGGTCGGCGGCGATCACGTCCCCGATCCAGCGCTCCACCCCCGCGACGTCCTGCAGCCCCTCGACCAGGAAGCTCAGGTCCTCCCCGTCGGCCGCGGCGGCGGCCAACCGCCCGCGGATCTCCGGCCACCTCTCCGCGCCCTCCCTGGCCGCCGCCCGGATCCCGGCGCGCCGCGGGTCGCCGAACGACGGGTCGATCGCCGGCGCCCGCCTGCGCGGCCGGAGGAACCGGTCGCCTTCCGCCTGGCGGACACGCAAGCGGCTGGTCCAGGGCATACGGCGACCTCCTCGGGCTCGGCAGGATCGTACGTCCGCGAGGCCCCGCCCGCTCGCCGGGCCGGCTCAGCCCTGGCCGGCTCAGCCCTGGTCGGCGGAGCCGCGCAGGGCGGCTGCGATGTGCTCGGCGGCGGCCGACAGATGGCGGCGCACCTCGCGCAGCCCGGCGTCGTCGACACCGCGGTCGCGGGCCGTGTCGCGGATGCCGTCGCGGAAGCGGTCCAGCAGCCGTTCGAGGTCGCGCAACGGGTCCTCCGACGGCGGGGTGCCGTCGTCCGCGGCGGGGTACGGGGGCGGGGCCGCCCAGCCCCGGGGCGTGGCGGGGGCGTCCGTCCGGCAGGCGCCTGCCCCCGCCCCGGCGCCGGGCCCCGGGTCCGCCGCGAAGCCGCCCGGTCCGGGCTGCCCGAACCGGCCCATCTCCCGGGTGAGTTCGGCCAGCCCCTCGCGCAGCCCGGTCTGCCAGTCGCCGCCCTTGCTGTACGTCTGGACCTGCTCCTGCACCTGCCGGGCGATCCGCTGCACCTCGTCCCGCGCGCTGTCCACCGCCTCGCGGGCCGCCTTCGCCTGGCGGCGGGCGTCGTGGGCCTCCTCCTTGGCGCGGCGGCTCTCCTCCCGGGCCCGCTGCGCCTGCTCCCTCCACTCCTGCCGGTCCCTGCCGTCCTGGCCGTGCCGGGGGGCGCCCTCCGGGGCGCCGGCGGTACGGGTCTGCTGCGCCGCCGCCCACACCTCGCGGCGCAGATCGCCGGCCGCTCCCCGTACGTCCTCGCGGATCTCGGCCGCCAGGGTGGACACCGACTCACGGATCTCCGCCTCCAGGCCGGCGATCTCGTCGGCGCGGTCGGCCAGTTCGGCGCGGCCGGCCGCGGTGAGCGCGTAGACCTTGCGCCCGCCCTCGGTGGAGTGGGTGACCAGGCCCTCCTTCTCCAGCTTGGCCAGCCGCGGGTAGACGGTGCCGGCCGAGGGCGCGTACAGCCCCTGGAAGCGCTCCTCCAGCAGCCGGATCACCTCGTAGCCGTGCCGCGGCGACTCGTCCAGCAGCTTGAGCAGGTAGAGCCGGAGCCGGCCGTGGGCGAAGACGGGCGCCATGTCAGATGTCCTTTCGCAGCGAGGCAAGCTCCCCGCCCGGTACGCCGGGGCCGTTCGGGCCGTCGGCGGCGTCCCGCGCGTCGTCGAGCGGCGGCCGGCGCAGCAGCGCGATGGCGCCCGAGACGGTGGTGGCCCGCAGCCGGGCGCTCCCGCCGCCGATCCGGCCGGTGATCCGCTGGGGACCCCACTGGCCGGTGACC
Coding sequences within it:
- a CDS encoding NAD(P)-dependent malic enzyme — encoded protein: MATEIDDPQAGTDPGARDAAGRGGSPADPVFALHRGGKMAIVSTVPVRDADDLSLAYTPGVAEVCTAIAEDPDLVHDYTWTSHVVAVVTDGTAVLGLGDIGPQASLPVMEGKAILFKQFGGVDAVPIALACTDVDEIVETVVRLAPSFGGVNLEDISAPRCFEIERRLKERLDIPVFHDDQHGTAVVTLAALRNACTLTGRSLGELRAVISGAGAAGVAIARILVEAGIGDVAVTDRKGVVHAGRDDLNPVKRELASYTNKAGLTGTLESALLGADAFIGVSGGTVAEAAVAGMAEGAFIFAMANPTPEIHPEVAHKYAAVVATGRSDFPNQINNVLAFPGIFAGALQVRASAITEGMKLAAAEALAAVVAGELSADHVIPSPFDPRVAPAVTAAVAAAARAEGVARR
- a CDS encoding helix-turn-helix transcriptional regulator; this encodes MAPVFAHGRLRLYLLKLLDESPRHGYEVIRLLEERFQGLYAPSAGTVYPRLAKLEKEGLVTHSTEGGRKVYALTAAGRAELADRADEIAGLEAEIRESVSTLAAEIREDVRGAAGDLRREVWAAAQQTRTAGAPEGAPRHGQDGRDRQEWREQAQRAREESRRAKEEAHDARRQAKAAREAVDSARDEVQRIARQVQEQVQTYSKGGDWQTGLREGLAELTREMGRFGQPGPGGFAADPGPGAGAGAGACRTDAPATPRGWAAPPPYPAADDGTPPSEDPLRDLERLLDRFRDGIRDTARDRGVDDAGLREVRRHLSAAAEHIAAALRGSADQG